A genomic stretch from Limnobacter thiooxidans includes:
- a CDS encoding alpha/beta fold hydrolase yields the protein MSSKNTNPNAGEKLEGTLMFVGDTIAQAATRVHEFHRAISDLPFKAVGAATLNASKPVEAVHNEITDMVYGAVREAGRGVFSGAAWVVRQANQSLASPQVIDQALGGELMDDVSHLPMPVMPNAKTDKRVSAISSAINGVFGDHLAATRNPMQVHMNLYANGQALPADAAELAARFPDAQNHLVIFLHGLCCNEDSWQMYYNPYEPATRPYGDKLQDDFPVTSLYLRYNTGRNIDSNARQFKRVLNKLVRNWPVEVKGITLVGHSMGGLVSRAVVEALTDDDIALKRAIRDVVCLGSPHAGAPLARLAAAGEQLLDRFELSKPIGRVLGVRSRGIRDLKDGLGALQTRAGQDVTFHLVGSTIGDHTSSWLNTTVGDGLVTPDSALADNTGKAQRVTFAQKHHMTLLNDPDVFLELKMVLRQHLRTKVGRD from the coding sequence ATGAGCAGCAAAAACACCAACCCCAACGCAGGTGAAAAACTGGAAGGCACCCTGATGTTTGTGGGTGACACCATTGCGCAGGCCGCCACTCGGGTGCATGAGTTTCACCGCGCCATCAGCGACCTGCCCTTCAAGGCCGTGGGTGCAGCCACCTTGAACGCCAGCAAACCTGTTGAAGCCGTTCACAATGAAATCACCGACATGGTGTACGGTGCAGTGCGGGAAGCCGGCAGGGGCGTGTTTTCAGGCGCGGCCTGGGTAGTGCGGCAAGCTAATCAAAGCCTGGCTTCGCCTCAGGTGATTGACCAGGCCCTGGGTGGCGAACTGATGGACGACGTCAGCCACCTGCCCATGCCTGTCATGCCCAATGCAAAAACCGACAAGCGGGTGTCGGCCATTTCAAGTGCCATCAATGGGGTGTTTGGTGACCACCTGGCCGCCACGCGCAACCCCATGCAGGTCCACATGAATTTGTACGCCAATGGGCAGGCCTTGCCGGCCGATGCCGCCGAACTGGCTGCCCGTTTTCCTGATGCGCAAAATCACCTGGTGATATTTCTGCATGGCCTGTGCTGCAACGAAGACAGCTGGCAGATGTACTACAACCCCTACGAGCCTGCCACTCGTCCCTATGGTGACAAGCTGCAAGACGATTTTCCGGTTACCTCGCTGTACTTGCGTTACAACACCGGGCGCAACATTGATTCCAACGCCCGCCAATTCAAGCGCGTGTTGAACAAGCTGGTGCGCAACTGGCCCGTGGAAGTCAAAGGTATTACCTTGGTGGGCCACAGCATGGGTGGACTGGTCAGCCGCGCTGTGGTTGAAGCACTGACCGATGACGACATAGCCTTGAAACGTGCCATTCGTGACGTGGTGTGCCTGGGTTCGCCCCACGCAGGCGCGCCATTGGCCCGCTTGGCCGCCGCCGGTGAACAGTTGCTGGACCGCTTTGAATTGTCAAAGCCCATTGGCCGTGTTCTCGGGGTGCGTTCACGCGGCATTCGCGATTTGAAAGACGGCCTGGGTGCCCTGCAGACCCGCGCAGGGCAGGATGTAACCTTTCACCTGGTGGGTTCTACCATTGGCGACCACACATCATCCTGGTTGAACACCACGGTGGGCGATGGCCTGGTCACCCCCGATTCAGCCCTGGCTGACAACACCGGCAAGGCGCAGCGTGTCACTTTTGCCCAGAAACACCACATGACCCTGTTGAACGATCCTGACGTGTTTCTGGAACTGAAAATGGTGCTGCGCCAGCACCTGCGCACCAAGGTGGGCCGTGACTAA
- a CDS encoding amino acid ABC transporter permease: MNRLLWVVLPLLLAPVLWALVDWAVFSAVFGPDLAACQQAAGQGACWGVVAEKWRVILFGRYPLEEQWRAATVLVVWSVLLFATAARVLKTKQLSVAWVLVLTGSTVLMAGHVAGLPPVPTALWGGLPLTLILSTVGFGLAFPLALLLALGRQSKFAPLRGLCIAYIELLRALPLVTVLFLAAFVLPLWLPGEGLDLFTRVLLTIALFSAAYLAEVLRGGLQGVPEGQRLAAMALGLNTVQTNLQVVLPQAIRACLPSLTNSFVTLFKECSLVTVVALFELTGALSLALAGDVQWRSFYLEGYLFIALVYWAYCFGLSKTVK, encoded by the coding sequence ATGAATCGCCTGCTGTGGGTTGTACTGCCCCTGTTGCTGGCACCCGTGCTGTGGGCCTTGGTGGATTGGGCGGTATTCAGTGCCGTGTTCGGGCCCGACCTTGCCGCTTGCCAGCAGGCCGCCGGGCAGGGGGCCTGTTGGGGCGTGGTGGCTGAAAAATGGCGAGTCATCCTGTTTGGTCGTTACCCGCTGGAAGAACAATGGCGCGCCGCGACCGTGTTGGTGGTGTGGTCCGTTTTGCTGTTTGCCACTGCAGCCCGCGTATTGAAGACCAAGCAGTTGTCGGTGGCCTGGGTATTGGTGTTGACAGGTAGCACCGTGCTGATGGCAGGCCATGTCGCCGGCTTGCCTCCCGTGCCCACTGCCTTGTGGGGTGGCTTGCCGCTGACCTTGATCTTGAGCACAGTGGGTTTTGGTTTGGCATTTCCCTTGGCCTTGTTGCTGGCCTTGGGCCGGCAATCCAAGTTCGCCCCGCTGCGGGGCCTGTGCATTGCCTACATTGAATTGTTGCGTGCCCTGCCACTGGTCACCGTGCTGTTTCTGGCGGCCTTTGTTCTGCCCTTGTGGCTGCCCGGCGAAGGGCTGGATTTGTTCACCCGCGTGTTGTTGACCATTGCACTGTTCAGCGCAGCTTACCTGGCCGAGGTGTTGCGTGGTGGCTTGCAAGGCGTGCCCGAAGGGCAGCGGCTGGCTGCCATGGCCCTGGGTTTGAATACGGTGCAAACCAACCTGCAGGTGGTGTTGCCGCAGGCCATTCGGGCTTGCCTGCCCAGTTTGACCAACAGCTTTGTGACCCTGTTCAAGGAATGTTCGCTGGTGACGGTGGTGGCCCTGTTCGAATTGACGGGAGCACTCAGCCTGGCCTTGGCCGGCGACGTGCAGTGGCGCAGTTTTTATCTTGAAGGGTATTTGTTCATTGCCCTGGTGTACTGGGCCTATTGCTTTGGCTTGTCGAAAACGGTCAAATAG
- a CDS encoding ABC transporter permease subunit (The N-terminal region of this protein, as described by TIGR01726, is a three transmembrane segment that identifies a subfamily of ABC transporter permease subunits, which specificities that include histidine, arginine, glutamine, glutamate, L-cystine (sic), the opines (in Agrobacterium) octopine and nopaline, etc.), protein MNFEFLNDPAGFGLSEGWLHIAFDSPYWHILLAGLLNTLKVGLPALLLSTLLGLVIGLGQLGSHPVLKGLCRGYVNLFRNIPLLLQLLAIYFAITQFLPIASAAWSIQDLVFLSKSGLAMPSFSEVPARGRFSIEGGWVLSPEYLAVLLALVVYTAAFIAEVVRAGVQAVKPGMRQGALALGLNPAQTTRYVVMPLALRVMVPSLSNQYLNLLKNASLGVAVGYPELVSVANTAINQSGKAVECVLIILVTYALLSAVAAGLMNVLNTRVNRGAL, encoded by the coding sequence GTGAACTTCGAATTTCTCAACGACCCGGCTGGCTTTGGCCTCAGCGAAGGGTGGCTGCACATCGCGTTTGATTCGCCGTATTGGCACATTTTGCTGGCTGGCTTGTTGAATACCCTGAAAGTGGGTTTGCCCGCCTTGTTGCTCAGCACCTTGCTGGGCCTGGTAATTGGGCTGGGGCAGCTTGGCAGCCACCCGGTGTTGAAGGGGCTGTGTCGCGGCTACGTCAACCTGTTTCGCAACATCCCTTTGCTGCTGCAACTGCTTGCCATTTACTTTGCCATCACTCAGTTTTTGCCCATTGCCAGCGCGGCCTGGTCTATTCAAGACCTGGTTTTTCTCAGCAAAAGTGGGCTGGCCATGCCTTCCTTTTCGGAAGTACCCGCGCGCGGGCGCTTTTCAATTGAAGGGGGCTGGGTGCTCAGCCCGGAATACCTGGCGGTGCTGCTGGCGCTGGTGGTGTACACCGCCGCATTCATTGCCGAGGTGGTGCGTGCAGGCGTGCAGGCGGTGAAGCCTGGCATGCGGCAAGGTGCACTGGCCCTGGGCTTGAACCCGGCGCAAACCACGCGGTACGTGGTGATGCCTTTGGCCTTGCGTGTCATGGTGCCATCGCTCAGCAACCAGTACCTGAACCTGCTGAAAAATGCCTCGCTGGGCGTGGCGGTGGGCTACCCGGAATTGGTGTCGGTGGCTAACACGGCCATCAATCAAAGTGGCAAGGCGGTGGAATGCGTGCTCATCATCCTGGTCACCTACGCCTTGCTCAGTGCGGTGGCGGCAGGCTTGATGAATGTATTGAACACGCGCGTGAACCGGGGTGCCTTGTGA
- a CDS encoding transporter substrate-binding domain-containing protein translates to MGCSLCLVSATVQAGPVLDAIKKRDAVRCGVSSGVAGFSAMGSDGQWRGLDVAVCRAVAAAVLGSAQKVEFTPLSSQQRFAALQAGQIDILSRNTTWTLSRDAGLNAHFAAITYYDGQGILMHKRFGVKSASELNGAEICVQSGTTNEKNLTTYLGTQGIKAKAIVYDNFEAAYKAFFSGRCQAFSTDVSALIGLKSKQSDKPDDYVVLPEIFSKEPLGPAVQRGDDEFFAIVKWVVFAMIEAEELGVGKANIEQALAGKNPAVQRLLGGAEDLGKPLGLPRNWVATVLKQVGNYGEVFEANLGQQSPLKLKRGLNALWTQGGLMYAPPLR, encoded by the coding sequence ATGGGCTGCAGCCTGTGCCTTGTGTCGGCCACAGTGCAAGCTGGCCCCGTGCTGGACGCCATTAAAAAACGTGACGCCGTGCGTTGCGGTGTCAGCAGTGGGGTGGCGGGTTTTTCAGCAATGGGCAGCGATGGTCAATGGCGTGGGCTGGATGTGGCGGTGTGCCGTGCCGTGGCCGCCGCCGTGCTGGGCAGTGCGCAGAAAGTGGAGTTCACGCCGCTCAGTTCGCAACAGCGCTTTGCGGCCTTGCAGGCCGGGCAAATTGACATTCTTTCCCGCAACACCACCTGGACCTTAAGCCGCGACGCGGGCTTGAATGCCCACTTCGCCGCAATCACTTATTACGACGGGCAGGGCATTCTGATGCACAAGCGCTTCGGCGTGAAAAGTGCCAGTGAATTGAATGGTGCTGAAATTTGCGTGCAGTCGGGCACCACGAACGAAAAGAATTTGACCACCTACCTGGGCACACAGGGCATCAAGGCCAAGGCTATTGTGTATGACAACTTCGAGGCAGCCTACAAGGCTTTTTTCAGTGGCCGTTGCCAGGCATTTTCAACTGATGTGTCCGCCCTGATTGGTCTGAAAAGCAAACAGAGCGACAAGCCCGATGACTACGTGGTGTTGCCCGAGATTTTTTCCAAGGAACCACTTGGCCCTGCCGTGCAGCGCGGCGATGACGAGTTTTTCGCCATCGTGAAGTGGGTGGTGTTTGCCATGATCGAGGCCGAAGAACTGGGTGTGGGCAAGGCCAATATTGAACAGGCCCTGGCTGGCAAAAACCCGGCGGTGCAACGCCTGCTGGGCGGTGCCGAAGACCTTGGCAAACCGCTTGGTTTGCCTCGCAACTGGGTGGCCACGGTACTGAAGCAGGTGGGCAATTACGGCGAGGTGTTCGAGGCGAATCTGGGCCAGCAATCGCCACTGAAACTGAAGCGTGGTTTGAACGCGCTGTGGACGCAAGGCGGGCTGATGTACGCCCCGCCGCTGCGTTAA
- a CDS encoding YdcF family protein, with the protein MAAELTKYAIWLLSPLGLWLTLSALAVLGLFGRRAWRTRLLVLAQLQLLVFSLPAVGDAFLGHLEEEARQLETMRPLPAAVDAIVVLGGGLEGRFEGVRDLPDLNDSGDRVWQAARLYKQGVAQRMVLSGGQFNADSRREAEALGMKLFMLDMGVPEQALLVEDQSRTTFENALRTRALLGERLGEGKHTIALVTSAYHMGRSVLWFEKAGFTVYPVRADVRVLHEKRQFWDHLPKPQALDESTAAIKEFLGRLQLKVSGVYAKGGA; encoded by the coding sequence TGCCGAGCTGACCAAGTATGCCATTTGGCTGTTGAGCCCCTTGGGGCTGTGGCTCACCTTGAGTGCTCTGGCCGTCTTGGGTCTGTTTGGCCGAAGGGCCTGGCGCACGCGGCTGCTGGTGTTGGCCCAGTTGCAACTGTTGGTGTTCAGCTTGCCTGCGGTGGGTGACGCCTTCTTGGGGCACCTGGAAGAGGAGGCTCGGCAACTGGAGACCATGCGCCCCCTACCGGCTGCGGTGGACGCCATCGTGGTGCTGGGCGGCGGGCTGGAAGGCCGCTTTGAAGGGGTTCGCGATTTGCCCGACCTGAATGATTCTGGCGACCGCGTGTGGCAGGCCGCGCGCCTTTACAAACAGGGAGTGGCGCAGCGCATGGTGCTCAGCGGCGGACAGTTCAATGCAGACTCTCGCCGCGAGGCCGAAGCCTTGGGCATGAAATTGTTCATGCTTGACATGGGCGTGCCTGAACAGGCCTTGCTGGTTGAAGACCAGTCGAGAACCACATTCGAGAATGCCCTGCGCACCCGTGCACTGCTGGGCGAAAGGCTGGGTGAGGGCAAGCACACGATTGCACTGGTGACCTCGGCCTATCACATGGGTCGATCGGTGTTGTGGTTCGAGAAAGCCGGTTTCACGGTGTACCCGGTGCGGGCTGATGTTCGCGTGCTGCATGAAAAGCGACAGTTCTGGGACCACTTGCCCAAGCCGCAGGCACTGGACGAAAGCACTGCAGCCATCAAGGAATTTCTGGGGCGTTTGCAGTTAAAAGTAAGTGGCGTGTATGCCAAGGGCGGGGCTTGA